In Candidatus Defluviibacterium haderslevense, the following are encoded in one genomic region:
- a CDS encoding bifunctional folylpolyglutamate synthase/dihydrofolate synthase codes for MKYKEAIEYMYSQLPMFQRVGKSAYRIDLTNVLTLCESLGNPQNHLKCIHIAGTNGKGSVSHLLSAVLQAHGYKTGLYISPHYKDYRERIKVNGEYISKKFVVRFLEENRTLFDQIKPSFFEMTVALAFCYFKDQKVDYSIIETGLGGRLDATNIISPIMSIITNISLDHAEILGDTLEKIAAEKAGIIKSHIPVVIGRRQNETEIVFKEKALLEHANLYYAEDNIVSEFNTNNEGISRIRFNDEIEFSPDLKGPFQLENYRTVFAACKILNQVKRIELKIDKIKSAFQNTTDYSKIMGRWQWKEGISKILLESAHNQDGIQFLMNWLMQQNYDEQHIVIGFVNDKPLDQVLNLLPRNAHYYFVNAQLPRALKASELKEKAAFYNLRGKAYKSVKNGFLAAKKKAGKNDIIVVTGSIFVVAEVI; via the coding sequence ATGAAATACAAAGAAGCAATCGAATACATGTATAGCCAACTTCCAATGTTTCAAAGAGTAGGTAAAAGTGCATATCGAATTGATCTTACCAATGTTTTAACATTATGTGAATCTCTTGGGAATCCACAAAACCATTTGAAATGCATTCATATCGCAGGTACCAATGGAAAAGGATCAGTATCACATCTTTTATCAGCAGTATTACAAGCGCATGGATATAAAACAGGACTTTATATATCTCCTCATTACAAGGACTATAGAGAACGTATAAAAGTAAATGGCGAATATATCAGTAAGAAATTTGTTGTTCGCTTTCTTGAAGAAAATAGGACATTGTTTGATCAAATTAAACCGTCTTTTTTTGAAATGACCGTTGCCTTGGCTTTTTGTTATTTTAAAGATCAAAAAGTTGATTACTCAATTATTGAAACTGGACTAGGTGGACGCTTGGATGCAACGAATATCATTTCCCCAATAATGAGTATTATAACTAACATAAGCTTAGATCATGCTGAAATTTTAGGTGATACCTTAGAGAAAATTGCTGCAGAAAAAGCAGGAATCATAAAATCACATATACCAGTTGTTATAGGAAGAAGGCAAAATGAAACGGAAATTGTATTTAAAGAAAAGGCACTATTGGAACATGCGAATTTATATTATGCTGAAGATAATATAGTCAGTGAATTCAATACAAATAATGAAGGTATTTCAAGAATACGTTTTAATGATGAAATTGAATTTAGTCCTGATTTAAAAGGACCGTTTCAATTGGAAAATTACCGAACAGTTTTTGCTGCCTGCAAAATTTTAAATCAGGTAAAACGAATTGAATTAAAAATTGACAAAATTAAAAGTGCCTTTCAGAATACCACTGATTATTCTAAAATAATGGGTCGATGGCAATGGAAGGAAGGAATTTCAAAAATATTACTAGAGTCTGCACACAATCAAGATGGTATTCAATTTTTGATGAATTGGTTAATGCAACAGAATTATGATGAACAACATATTGTTATTGGATTTGTCAATGACAAACCATTAGATCAAGTGCTGAATTTATTACCCAGAAATGCCCATTATTATTTTGTCAATGCTCAACTTCCAAGAGCGTTAAAAGCATCAGAATTGAAAGAAAAAGCAGCGTTTTATAATTTAAGAGGCAAAGCCTATAAATCGGTTAAGAATGGTTTCTTAGCTGCAAAGAAAAAGGCTGGTAAAAATGATATTATTGTTGTCACTGGAAGTATCTTTGTGGTGGCAGAGGTGATTTAG
- a CDS encoding UbiX family flavin prenyltransferase: protein MKIVVGISGSSGSVYARVLLQKLKTISDCHVSIVLSKNALVNWKLENPNFNIENFGFQLYSNDDFNAPFASGSTKFDAMIICPCSAGFLARVAHGISSDLMSRAADVMLKERRKIVFLFRETPFSLIHLENMKMITLAGGIVCPAIPSFYSNPSSIEELVATVSDRVLDLVGLNIDTFRWNS from the coding sequence ATGAAAATCGTAGTAGGTATTTCAGGATCTAGTGGTTCAGTTTATGCAAGAGTACTTTTGCAAAAGCTTAAAACAATATCGGATTGCCATGTATCGATAGTATTAAGTAAAAATGCTTTAGTGAATTGGAAACTTGAGAATCCAAATTTTAACATTGAAAATTTTGGCTTCCAATTGTATTCCAATGACGACTTTAACGCACCATTTGCTTCTGGATCAACTAAATTTGATGCAATGATAATCTGCCCCTGTTCTGCAGGATTTTTAGCTAGGGTAGCACATGGAATTTCTTCAGATCTGATGAGTAGAGCGGCTGATGTGATGTTGAAAGAAAGAAGAAAAATCGTTTTCCTGTTTAGAGAGACACCTTTCAGTTTAATTCATTTAGAAAACATGAAAATGATTACATTAGCTGGAGGTATTGTATGTCCAGCCATTCCTTCCTTTTATTCAAATCCAAGTTCAATAGAAGAACTTGTAGCAACAGTATCAGATAGGGTGTTAGATTTGGTTGGACTGAATATTGATACTTTTAGGTGGAATTCATAA
- a CDS encoding OmpA family protein, producing the protein MKIKLLSLLLLGIISVTSCVSSKKFKSLQEDNANLQKMLDAQKGKLTDCESSKMDLEKSIAKLNSEVGNSKGELTKFQNQVSELEKMNKQKEAEIQRIKDEIHKAFSMVDGADLSVKQMGDKLYVSLPNRILYKKGSGILNKNGETILKSLSTVFTKNSGMKVVVEGHADKTPVKSDAPFKDNLDLSTLRANNVVRYLLKQKVAPEQLTASGRSSFEPTGVVAEGRDKTAMDRRIEFIISPDVSKLYELSKKK; encoded by the coding sequence ATGAAAATCAAATTGTTATCATTATTACTATTAGGAATTATTTCCGTTACTTCCTGTGTATCTTCAAAGAAATTTAAATCATTACAAGAAGATAATGCCAATTTACAAAAAATGTTAGACGCTCAAAAGGGTAAGTTGACAGACTGTGAATCAAGCAAAATGGACTTGGAAAAATCAATCGCTAAATTGAATAGTGAAGTAGGAAATTCAAAAGGCGAATTGACAAAATTTCAAAATCAAGTGTCTGAATTAGAAAAAATGAATAAGCAAAAGGAAGCTGAAATTCAAAGAATTAAAGATGAAATCCACAAAGCTTTCTCAATGGTCGATGGAGCAGACCTATCCGTTAAACAAATGGGTGATAAGTTATATGTTTCTCTACCGAACCGTATATTATATAAAAAGGGTTCAGGGATATTAAACAAGAATGGAGAAACCATTTTAAAGAGTTTATCTACGGTATTCACTAAAAACAGTGGAATGAAAGTTGTTGTGGAAGGTCATGCTGATAAAACTCCTGTTAAGTCAGACGCACCATTTAAAGACAACTTAGATTTATCTACTTTAAGAGCAAATAATGTGGTTCGATATTTATTGAAGCAAAAAGTTGCACCAGAACAATTAACGGCATCTGGTAGAAGTAGTTTTGAACCTACAGGTGTTGTTGCTGAAGGAAGGGATAAAACTGCTATGGATAGAAGAATTGAATTTATTATTAGCCCAGACGTTTCTAAACTTTACGAATTGTCTAAGAAAAAGTAA